From the Polynucleobacter sp. MWH-UH35A genome, one window contains:
- a CDS encoding TetR/AcrR family transcriptional regulator, whose amino-acid sequence MLDTRSSSPALTAEPKKGLATKSVILQAALDIASKSGLEGITIGRLAETVGMSKSGVFAHFGSREELQIEVIRKYYEYFSAIVFIPALTKTKGLPRLRYMIDAWIKMSVGANTSSCFFIAGAAEFDDRPGIVRDELVRSVEDWRSALLRAIKESIAAGDLKKSVVPQEMLFNLYSIVLGAHHDSRFLQNPKSLSLAKKLIKNVFLAQQVIK is encoded by the coding sequence ATGCTTGATACAAGGTCTAGTTCTCCAGCTTTGACTGCTGAACCCAAAAAAGGTTTGGCAACAAAATCTGTCATTTTGCAAGCCGCTTTGGATATTGCTAGCAAGTCGGGTTTAGAGGGCATCACAATTGGCCGTTTAGCTGAAACCGTTGGCATGAGCAAGAGCGGCGTCTTCGCCCACTTCGGTTCACGTGAGGAACTTCAAATTGAAGTGATTCGTAAGTACTACGAATATTTCTCTGCAATTGTTTTTATTCCCGCCCTAACTAAGACTAAAGGATTGCCTCGTTTGCGCTACATGATCGATGCTTGGATCAAAATGAGTGTTGGCGCAAACACTTCTAGCTGCTTCTTTATTGCTGGCGCTGCTGAATTTGATGACCGCCCCGGAATAGTTCGTGATGAATTAGTTCGCAGCGTCGAAGATTGGCGCTCTGCTCTTTTGCGGGCTATCAAAGAATCTATTGCTGCTGGCGATCTCAAGAAGTCCGTGGTTCCCCAAGAAATGCTTTTTAACCTTTACAGCATTGTGCTTGGAGCCCATCACGACTCGAGATTTTTACAGAATCCCAAAAGCCTTAGCTTAGCCAAAAAACTCATTAAAAATGTTTTTCTTGCTCAACAAGTAATTAAATAG
- a CDS encoding DUF4442 domain-containing protein, producing MNLWPPFLGAGITVEKISKDFRHAKVRLKHGLLNRNIVGVHFGGSLFAMTDPFFMMMVSQNIGKGYIVWDQAAKIEFLKPGKGTVHASFEVTQQEIDDIISAAEPGNKIYKDFVVDVKDKEEDVVARITKTLYIRKKMK from the coding sequence ATGAATCTATGGCCTCCGTTTCTGGGGGCTGGAATTACTGTTGAAAAAATCTCGAAAGATTTTAGGCATGCCAAGGTTCGCCTAAAGCATGGCTTATTGAATCGCAATATCGTGGGTGTTCACTTTGGCGGCAGTCTATTTGCAATGACTGACCCCTTCTTCATGATGATGGTGTCGCAGAATATCGGCAAGGGCTACATCGTTTGGGATCAAGCGGCGAAGATTGAATTTCTTAAGCCTGGTAAAGGCACTGTGCATGCCTCCTTTGAAGTCACTCAACAAGAAATTGATGACATCATCAGCGCTGCAGAGCCTGGCAATAAAATCTACAAAGACTTTGTTGTGGATGTTAAAGACAAGGAAGAAGATGTCGTTGCGCGTATTACGAAGACTTTATATATACGCAAGAAGATGAAGTGA
- a CDS encoding long-chain-fatty-acid--CoA ligase encodes MVNPTKPWLKNYPEGVPHEVDISGYNSLLDMFEEAFERYPNRQACEYLDKFLTYRDLDQHSKHFASYLQNLGLEPGSRIAIMLPNVLQFQIAMLGILRAGFVVVNVNPLYTSRELEHQLKDSGASAIVILENFAHVYQQIAANVPLKQTIVTSMGEMIGLKGAIVNLVVRKVKKLVPAWDLPGHITFLAALADGSRHRWNKPKTTLEDIAFLQYTGGTTGLSKGAILLHRNILANVLQTELWLEPGLKRKHVDQLVFLCALPMYHIFALTACSVLGMRKGGLLILVPNPRDFDGFIKLLQKHPNINIFPGVNTLFNALMHKPAFAAVKFPNILATIGGGMAMQKVVADQWQAMTGAPIAEGYGLSETSPVACVNSPLIESFTGYIGLPVPSTEVQILNDDGVEVPFGTPGEICIRGPQVMAGYWNKPEETKNVMTPDGFFKSGDIGIMNADGLTKIVDRKKDMVLVSGFNVYPNEVEEVLSLIPGVLECAVIGVPDEESGEAVKAFIVKQDSSLTEEAVLAFCKENLTNYKRPKHIVFRADLPKTNVGKILRRELRDL; translated from the coding sequence ATGGTTAATCCTACAAAACCCTGGTTAAAGAACTATCCTGAGGGCGTTCCTCACGAGGTTGACATCTCGGGTTATAACTCTTTGCTTGATATGTTTGAAGAAGCATTTGAGCGTTATCCAAATCGTCAAGCATGTGAGTACCTAGATAAGTTTCTAACGTATCGAGATCTAGACCAACATTCCAAACATTTTGCTTCATATTTGCAGAACTTAGGTCTGGAGCCCGGGTCTCGTATTGCCATCATGCTTCCAAACGTATTGCAGTTTCAGATTGCAATGTTAGGCATTCTTCGTGCGGGATTTGTGGTGGTTAACGTCAACCCACTTTACACATCGCGTGAATTAGAGCATCAACTCAAAGATAGTGGTGCATCAGCCATTGTTATTCTGGAAAACTTTGCACACGTTTACCAACAGATTGCTGCTAACGTTCCATTGAAGCAAACCATCGTTACTTCAATGGGTGAAATGATTGGTCTAAAAGGTGCAATCGTGAACTTGGTTGTGCGCAAGGTTAAGAAATTGGTGCCTGCATGGGATTTACCGGGACACATTACTTTCTTGGCTGCTTTAGCCGATGGTAGTCGTCATCGCTGGAATAAACCTAAGACAACTTTGGAAGATATTGCCTTTTTGCAATACACCGGAGGTACCACGGGATTGTCTAAAGGTGCCATTCTCCTTCACAGAAATATCCTTGCCAATGTCTTGCAGACAGAGCTATGGCTCGAGCCAGGATTAAAACGTAAGCATGTTGATCAATTGGTATTTCTGTGTGCGCTACCGATGTATCACATCTTTGCGTTAACGGCCTGTTCAGTTCTAGGGATGCGCAAGGGCGGTCTGTTAATTTTGGTTCCCAATCCTAGAGACTTTGATGGTTTCATCAAGCTTTTGCAGAAGCACCCCAATATCAATATCTTCCCGGGGGTGAATACTTTATTTAATGCGCTCATGCATAAACCCGCATTTGCTGCAGTGAAGTTCCCTAATATTTTAGCAACTATCGGTGGTGGTATGGCTATGCAAAAGGTCGTCGCTGATCAATGGCAGGCTATGACTGGTGCACCTATTGCAGAAGGTTATGGCCTCTCAGAAACTTCTCCTGTAGCTTGTGTGAACTCCCCATTAATAGAGAGCTTTACAGGCTATATTGGTCTGCCAGTTCCAAGCACCGAAGTGCAAATTCTGAATGATGATGGTGTCGAGGTGCCTTTTGGAACGCCTGGTGAGATTTGCATTCGGGGTCCACAGGTGATGGCTGGTTACTGGAATAAGCCAGAAGAAACTAAGAATGTGATGACGCCTGATGGATTCTTTAAGTCGGGTGATATTGGCATCATGAATGCAGATGGACTAACGAAGATTGTTGACCGCAAAAAAGATATGGTTCTAGTCTCTGGATTCAACGTTTACCCAAATGAAGTGGAAGAAGTGCTGTCGCTCATTCCGGGGGTATTGGAGTGCGCAGTCATTGGCGTGCCAGATGAAGAATCGGGCGAAGCTGTCAAGGCATTCATTGTGAAACAAGATTCGTCCCTCACAGAAGAGGCCGTATTGGCGTTCTGCAAGGAGAATCTCACGAACTATAAACGCCCCAAACATATCGTCTTCCGTGCTGATCTGCCGAAAACGAACGTTGGCAAAATCTTGAGACGTGAATTACGAGATTTATAA
- a CDS encoding DUF2147 domain-containing protein, translating to MLKKQFMLSACFLGLLTGNAYAQAADPAVGVWKTIDDKTNEPSSLIKIDEVNGKLEGTIIKTFPKPNEKPLVYCTLCKDDRKDKPILGMKIMTDLKRDKLGVWSDGRILDPEEGEIYRVKIATEDGKKMDVRGYIGVPLLGRTQVWYKAKQ from the coding sequence ATGTTAAAAAAACAATTCATGCTATCAGCCTGCTTTCTAGGTCTTCTTACAGGCAATGCGTATGCTCAAGCCGCCGATCCAGCTGTTGGCGTTTGGAAGACGATCGATGACAAGACGAATGAACCATCCTCTTTAATCAAAATTGATGAAGTGAACGGCAAACTTGAAGGTACCATCATTAAAACTTTCCCCAAGCCCAATGAAAAACCCTTGGTCTATTGCACACTTTGCAAAGATGATCGCAAAGATAAACCGATTCTCGGTATGAAAATCATGACCGATCTTAAGCGAGACAAGCTAGGCGTCTGGTCGGATGGCAGAATTTTAGATCCAGAGGAAGGTGAGATCTATCGCGTCAAGATTGCGACTGAAGATGGCAAAAAAATGGATGTTCGCGGTTATATAGGCGTCCCACTATTGGGACGTACCCAAGTTTGGTACAAAGCAAAGCAGTAA
- a CDS encoding 1-acyl-sn-glycerol-3-phosphate acyltransferase: MLWLKSLMFYLFGFTSVTLYASVIILAIPFTSRHTRYNIGVAWCHLIQNVLSVLCGIRSKIEGLENIPKDPNKPLIVLGKHQSAWETFVYPAIFPKELCFVFKRELLYVPFFGWALSSLRMIHINRGDRENARAAVAAQGKVVLKEGRWIAIFPEGTRTPRGSFKPYRKGGVRLAISTQTDILPVAQNSGAIWPRKTFLKKPGLITLSIGPVISVQGKTEEQLQLEVEAWIEGEMRRLDASAYVNQ; encoded by the coding sequence ATTCTTTGGCTTAAATCTTTAATGTTTTATCTATTTGGTTTCACTTCGGTGACCCTTTATGCCTCAGTCATTATTCTGGCGATCCCATTTACCAGTCGACATACTCGCTACAACATCGGCGTAGCTTGGTGTCACTTGATCCAGAATGTGTTGTCAGTCTTGTGTGGCATTCGGTCAAAAATTGAAGGCTTGGAAAACATTCCAAAAGATCCCAATAAGCCATTAATTGTTTTGGGTAAACATCAGTCTGCCTGGGAAACCTTTGTATACCCAGCAATTTTTCCTAAAGAGCTTTGCTTTGTATTCAAGAGAGAGCTCTTATACGTGCCATTCTTTGGATGGGCTTTGTCTTCGCTGCGAATGATTCATATCAATCGTGGCGATCGTGAAAACGCAAGAGCAGCAGTTGCTGCTCAAGGCAAGGTAGTATTGAAGGAGGGTAGATGGATTGCGATTTTCCCAGAGGGCACGCGCACTCCACGTGGATCTTTTAAGCCTTATCGTAAGGGCGGTGTGCGCCTTGCTATTAGCACGCAAACTGATATTCTGCCGGTGGCGCAAAACTCTGGTGCTATATGGCCGAGAAAGACATTTCTCAAGAAGCCCGGATTAATCACGTTGTCCATTGGACCTGTGATTTCTGTTCAAGGCAAAACTGAAGAGCAGTTGCAATTAGAAGTAGAGGCTTGGATTGAAGGTGAAATGCGCCGACTAGATGCGTCAGCTTATGTAAACCAATAA
- a CDS encoding 3-hydroxyacyl-CoA dehydrogenase/enoyl-CoA hydratase family protein — protein MSDNKIIKKVAILGAGVMGAQIAAQCINVGLPVVLFDLPSKSDDGKPVNKNAIAIKAIENLKKLKPAPLGLPSEANLIIPANYEDDLGLLAGCDLIIEAIAERLDWKHALYEKVAPHIPGHALFATNTSGLPIGELAKGFSGDLKKRFCGVHFFNPPRYMHLLELIPAADTDHAVLDALETFMTSTMGKGVVRAKDTPNFIGNRVGVFSILAVFAEAQKFGLGFDEVDAITGSKLGRAKSATFRTSDVVGLDTMAHVIKTMENALQGDSFSAIFKTPEVVTQLIAKGALGQKTKAGFYRKDGKNVLVLDAATGEYKPSTATIEPLIERILKKPIAERLELLRETDEPQAQFLWAIYRDIFHYCAIHLGEIAQSAREIDFAMRWGYGWNLGPFEDWQAAGVTKVANWIKEDIEAGKTLSKEPLPAWLFSGPVVDKQAFHTPEGSWSTSENKYIPRSSLPVYQKQVFRAPLLGDGSPDPKTAGTTIYENTDFRAWVDANQPEVLIASFRSKMNTFSPDVLSGLQKAVEIAEANYAGLVIWQPTSLKLGTPGGPFSAGANLEAAMPMVMKGGPAGVEPFVKEFQDTMMKIKYSQVPVVAAVSGIALGGGCELVLQSARRVAAMESYIGLVEVGVGLLPAGGGLKEAAIRAAQGVALAGNTNYLDFTKAAFENAAMAKVSSSAQEAMKMAYLQKGDIIVPNVYELLALAQDQVKAMRYSGYRPPIPTLIPVGGRSVAATVMGQVVNMRDGGFISEHDAHIAKKIIDIITGGDVDAGTLVTEDWLLKLERQAFVELIGHPKSMERIMGILQTGKPVRN, from the coding sequence ATGAGTGATAACAAGATTATTAAAAAAGTTGCCATCTTAGGTGCTGGCGTTATGGGCGCTCAGATTGCTGCACAGTGCATTAACGTCGGTCTTCCAGTTGTGCTATTTGACTTACCGAGCAAATCGGATGACGGTAAACCCGTTAATAAAAATGCGATTGCTATAAAAGCAATTGAGAACCTGAAAAAACTGAAGCCCGCCCCTTTAGGCTTGCCCTCAGAAGCCAATCTCATCATCCCGGCGAATTACGAAGATGACTTAGGCCTTCTGGCAGGATGCGACCTGATTATTGAAGCGATTGCTGAGCGCCTAGATTGGAAGCATGCTCTCTATGAAAAAGTAGCTCCACATATTCCGGGGCATGCACTTTTTGCCACCAATACTTCAGGCCTGCCAATTGGCGAACTCGCCAAAGGCTTTTCAGGCGACCTAAAGAAGCGCTTCTGCGGAGTGCATTTCTTTAACCCACCAAGGTATATGCATTTACTAGAACTCATTCCGGCGGCCGATACCGATCATGCTGTATTAGATGCCTTAGAAACGTTTATGACCTCCACAATGGGTAAGGGGGTTGTGCGCGCTAAAGATACACCGAACTTTATTGGTAATCGCGTAGGTGTTTTCTCAATTTTGGCAGTCTTTGCTGAAGCACAGAAGTTTGGCCTAGGTTTTGATGAAGTAGATGCCATTACCGGCAGTAAGTTGGGTCGCGCTAAATCAGCCACCTTTAGAACAAGTGATGTTGTTGGCCTCGATACCATGGCCCATGTTATTAAGACCATGGAAAATGCTTTACAAGGCGACTCATTCTCGGCAATCTTTAAAACACCTGAGGTAGTTACTCAACTGATTGCAAAAGGTGCGCTTGGTCAAAAGACCAAAGCCGGTTTTTATCGCAAGGATGGCAAAAATGTTCTTGTATTGGACGCCGCTACTGGTGAATACAAGCCCTCTACTGCAACAATTGAACCACTGATTGAGCGCATTCTTAAAAAGCCTATTGCTGAACGGCTTGAGCTACTTCGCGAAACCGATGAGCCGCAAGCCCAATTCTTGTGGGCCATCTATCGCGATATCTTCCATTACTGCGCCATTCACCTCGGCGAGATTGCGCAATCTGCCCGTGAGATTGACTTTGCAATGCGCTGGGGTTATGGCTGGAATTTAGGACCCTTCGAAGACTGGCAAGCTGCCGGGGTAACCAAAGTAGCAAACTGGATTAAAGAAGATATCGAGGCCGGCAAAACACTGAGCAAAGAGCCCTTGCCTGCTTGGCTATTTAGCGGTCCAGTAGTTGATAAGCAAGCTTTCCATACCCCCGAAGGTTCATGGTCTACCTCTGAAAATAAATACATCCCCCGCTCTTCTCTGCCGGTTTATCAAAAGCAAGTATTTAGAGCGCCATTACTCGGAGATGGTTCACCTGATCCGAAAACAGCTGGCACTACTATTTACGAAAATACAGATTTCCGCGCTTGGGTCGATGCTAATCAGCCAGAAGTCTTAATTGCATCCTTCCGCTCGAAGATGAATACCTTCAGCCCAGACGTATTAAGTGGCCTGCAAAAGGCTGTAGAAATCGCCGAGGCAAACTATGCGGGCTTAGTGATCTGGCAACCCACTTCATTAAAGCTAGGCACACCTGGTGGACCGTTCTCTGCGGGAGCCAATTTAGAAGCCGCAATGCCAATGGTCATGAAAGGTGGCCCTGCTGGTGTTGAGCCTTTCGTCAAAGAATTTCAAGACACGATGATGAAAATCAAATATTCCCAAGTACCAGTTGTCGCTGCAGTTTCCGGCATTGCTTTAGGTGGTGGCTGCGAATTAGTTCTGCAATCTGCACGCAGGGTTGCTGCAATGGAAAGCTATATTGGATTGGTAGAAGTTGGTGTTGGCCTATTACCCGCTGGTGGAGGCCTTAAAGAGGCAGCCATACGTGCAGCCCAAGGCGTTGCATTGGCTGGCAATACCAATTATTTGGATTTCACGAAAGCCGCTTTTGAAAATGCTGCAATGGCCAAGGTTTCTTCATCTGCTCAAGAGGCAATGAAGATGGCTTACTTGCAAAAAGGCGACATCATTGTTCCAAACGTCTATGAATTACTCGCTTTGGCTCAAGACCAGGTGAAAGCTATGCGCTATTCTGGATACAGGCCACCTATCCCCACACTCATTCCGGTTGGCGGCCGCTCTGTTGCAGCAACTGTCATGGGTCAAGTAGTCAATATGCGTGATGGTGGTTTTATCTCAGAACACGATGCTCATATAGCCAAGAAAATCATTGACATTATTACTGGTGGCGATGTTGATGCAGGCACTCTTGTTACCGAAGACTGGCTCCTCAAACTTGAGCGCCAAGCTTTTGTTGAACTCATTGGCCACCCCAAATCGATGGAACGAATTATGGGCATCCTCCAAACCGGCAAGCCTGTCCGCAACTAA
- a CDS encoding acyl-CoA dehydrogenase C-terminal domain-containing protein, with the protein MPQYNPPLRDIQFVIHELLDAGKEFSALPAYQDVDKDTMNQIIEEAGKFASEIAFPLNQVGDKEGCTRHDDGSVTTPTGFKQAYEQYVAGGWPALSCDPEYGGQGLPQLLNTVLYETLNSANQSWTMYPGLSHGAYECLHAHGTAEQKKTYLEKLVSGQWTGTMCLTEPHCGTDLGLLKTKAEPQPDGTYAITGTKIFISSGDHDLAENIVHLVLARLPDSPVGSKGISLFAVPKFKVGADGSIGSANAVSCGSLEHKMGIHGNATCVMNFDGAIGTLVGEPHKGLNAMFVMMNAARLGVGMQSLGLTEVAYQNSVAYAKERLQMRSLTGAKAPEKAADPIIVHPDVRRMLLTQRAYAEAGRAFSYWVALMIDKELNHPDESVRKETGEMVALLTPIIKAFLTDNGFTATNEGMQVFGGHGYIAEWGMEQYVRDARINMIYEGTNTIQSLDLLGRKVLGDMGKKLTKFGKIIEAFIEDEGVRKEMQEFIDPLSDIAVKVEKLTKEIGMKAMMNHEEVGAAAVPYLRVVGHLIYSYLFARMAKIALANKASKDPFYEAKLATARFYFDKLLPETAMLIRQARAGSKSLMAMPADFF; encoded by the coding sequence ATGCCTCAATACAACCCACCTCTGCGTGATATTCAATTTGTGATTCATGAACTGCTTGATGCTGGCAAAGAGTTTTCTGCCCTACCAGCTTATCAAGATGTTGATAAGGACACTATGAACCAGATTATTGAGGAGGCTGGTAAGTTTGCAAGTGAGATTGCCTTTCCCCTGAATCAGGTTGGTGACAAGGAAGGTTGCACACGTCATGATGATGGCTCAGTGACAACGCCTACTGGCTTTAAGCAAGCCTATGAGCAGTATGTTGCAGGGGGTTGGCCTGCCCTATCCTGCGATCCTGAATACGGTGGTCAAGGATTGCCGCAACTTCTCAATACCGTTCTTTATGAAACACTGAATTCTGCAAATCAATCGTGGACGATGTATCCAGGCCTTTCACATGGCGCTTATGAGTGCTTACATGCCCATGGAACTGCGGAGCAGAAGAAAACTTATTTAGAAAAATTAGTTTCTGGCCAGTGGACTGGAACCATGTGCTTGACAGAACCCCATTGCGGCACTGATCTTGGTTTATTAAAGACAAAAGCCGAACCACAACCCGATGGCACTTACGCCATTACTGGAACCAAGATTTTTATCTCTAGCGGCGATCATGATCTTGCAGAAAATATTGTGCATCTGGTATTGGCACGCTTACCTGACTCTCCTGTAGGAAGCAAAGGCATCTCTTTATTTGCTGTTCCGAAGTTTAAGGTTGGTGCCGATGGCTCTATTGGTAGTGCCAATGCAGTTTCTTGTGGTTCACTTGAACACAAGATGGGTATTCATGGCAATGCTACCTGTGTCATGAACTTTGATGGCGCAATTGGCACCCTAGTTGGTGAACCGCATAAAGGTTTAAATGCAATGTTCGTGATGATGAATGCCGCTCGTCTTGGTGTGGGCATGCAAAGTCTTGGGTTAACTGAGGTGGCCTATCAGAACTCAGTTGCTTACGCTAAAGAGCGTTTACAGATGCGGAGCTTGACTGGAGCCAAAGCACCTGAAAAAGCAGCAGATCCGATTATTGTTCATCCTGATGTACGCCGGATGCTGCTCACGCAAAGGGCTTACGCAGAAGCTGGTAGAGCGTTCTCTTACTGGGTTGCACTTATGATTGATAAAGAACTAAATCATCCAGATGAAAGTGTTCGCAAAGAAACGGGTGAAATGGTCGCCCTTCTCACGCCAATTATTAAGGCCTTCTTAACTGATAACGGATTTACTGCAACCAATGAAGGTATGCAGGTATTTGGTGGTCATGGCTATATCGCTGAATGGGGTATGGAGCAATACGTTCGTGATGCCCGCATCAATATGATTTATGAAGGTACCAATACCATTCAATCTCTTGATCTTTTGGGTCGCAAGGTGCTTGGCGATATGGGCAAAAAGCTCACCAAATTTGGCAAGATCATTGAAGCTTTTATTGAAGATGAGGGTGTCCGCAAAGAAATGCAAGAATTTATTGACCCTCTTTCCGATATCGCCGTCAAGGTTGAAAAGCTCACCAAAGAGATTGGCATGAAAGCGATGATGAATCATGAAGAAGTTGGCGCTGCTGCAGTGCCTTACTTACGCGTGGTGGGTCACTTAATTTACTCATACCTATTTGCACGCATGGCAAAAATTGCTCTAGCCAATAAAGCAAGCAAAGATCCTTTTTATGAAGCAAAGCTAGCTACTGCCCGTTTCTACTTTGACAAACTACTTCCCGAGACTGCCATGCTGATCCGTCAAGCACGCGCTGGTTCTAAGTCCTTAATGGCTATGCCTGCTGATTTTTTCTGA
- a CDS encoding outer membrane protein, which produces MKTVKISALALAMAGVFATSAHAQSAKTNAWEGFYAEAAVGYAAFSPTVTGARLAPTGYPAGVTVPVATSTTDLNTATNKLGVGYNYGINDKFTLGLAASYAIGASSAAGGTFNAGTGPKWFNYQLKNIWSVTLNPGYVIDKDSLVYGKVGATGNTMGLNGQTANYQTNNFTGYVLGLGYKQMVTQSIYLLGEVNYASLSSKTATLATSSGPITANLGGSGYDFIVGLGYRF; this is translated from the coding sequence ATGAAAACAGTAAAGATCAGCGCCTTAGCTTTAGCAATGGCTGGAGTATTCGCAACAAGTGCACATGCACAGTCAGCAAAGACCAATGCTTGGGAAGGTTTTTATGCTGAGGCAGCAGTAGGATATGCAGCATTTAGCCCAACAGTCACTGGAGCTAGATTGGCTCCCACTGGATATCCTGCTGGGGTTACTGTTCCTGTAGCTACATCTACTACCGATCTAAATACTGCTACTAATAAATTAGGTGTTGGCTATAACTATGGAATTAATGATAAGTTCACCCTAGGTCTTGCTGCAAGCTACGCTATCGGAGCTTCATCGGCTGCAGGCGGAACTTTTAATGCGGGTACAGGCCCAAAGTGGTTTAATTATCAATTGAAGAATATCTGGTCTGTAACCCTAAATCCGGGTTATGTCATCGATAAAGATAGTTTGGTTTACGGCAAGGTAGGTGCAACAGGAAACACAATGGGTTTAAATGGTCAAACTGCAAACTACCAAACCAATAATTTCACGGGATATGTCCTTGGTTTGGGTTATAAGCAAATGGTTACCCAATCTATTTACTTGCTCGGAGAAGTTAATTATGCGAGTCTCAGCTCTAAGACGGCAACATTGGCAACAAGTAGCGGTCCTATAACTGCTAATTTGGGCGGTTCTGGCTACGACTTTATCGTCGGTCTCGGCTACCGCTTCTAG
- a CDS encoding acetyl-CoA C-acyltransferase, producing MKNLQDAYIVAATRSAVGRSGRGALKNTRPDDLLGNALQHVLTQVPTLDPKAIEDAIIGCAMPEAQQGLNVARIGLLLGGLPNTVGGITVNRFCSSGLNAIAMAADRIRVGEADVMIAGGVESMSMVPMGGNSPSMSPEIFMGDENIGIAYGMGLTAEKVAQQWKISREDQDAFAFNSHQKAMAAQAAGEFNSEIFPVKVAQRSMNLDKGEVEVQWREFIKDEGPRVDTSLEGLAKLKSPFAARGSVTAGNSSQTSDGVGTLILASEKAIKTFGLTPLARFVSFAVKGVPPEIMGIGPKEAIPAALKLAGLNLQDLDWIELNEAFAAQSLAVIRDLGLDQSKVNPLGSAIALGHPLGATGAIRAATAIHALQRRKLKHAMVTMCVGTGMGAAGIFERC from the coding sequence ATGAAAAATCTTCAAGACGCATATATCGTAGCAGCCACTCGCAGTGCTGTTGGCAGATCTGGTCGAGGTGCATTAAAAAATACTCGTCCCGATGATTTGCTGGGCAACGCCTTACAACATGTTTTAACGCAAGTTCCTACTTTGGATCCCAAAGCAATTGAGGATGCCATTATTGGGTGTGCAATGCCAGAAGCTCAACAAGGCTTAAATGTTGCCCGTATTGGACTTCTTTTAGGTGGGCTACCTAATACCGTCGGCGGCATCACCGTCAATCGATTCTGTTCATCAGGTTTAAATGCCATTGCCATGGCAGCCGATCGCATTCGGGTTGGTGAAGCAGATGTCATGATTGCTGGCGGTGTTGAGTCGATGAGCATGGTTCCGATGGGAGGCAACTCCCCATCCATGTCACCTGAGATCTTTATGGGTGATGAGAATATTGGGATTGCTTATGGCATGGGGCTAACCGCAGAAAAAGTTGCTCAGCAATGGAAGATTAGTCGCGAGGATCAAGATGCCTTTGCGTTTAACTCGCACCAAAAAGCTATGGCCGCTCAAGCAGCAGGTGAATTTAACTCCGAAATCTTCCCAGTCAAAGTAGCGCAACGCTCTATGAACTTAGATAAAGGTGAAGTAGAGGTTCAGTGGCGCGAGTTTATTAAAGACGAAGGCCCGCGGGTTGACACTTCTCTTGAGGGTCTGGCAAAACTGAAGTCGCCATTCGCAGCTAGGGGTAGCGTTACCGCTGGTAATAGCTCACAAACCTCAGATGGTGTTGGCACACTCATCCTCGCTAGTGAAAAAGCCATTAAGACTTTTGGGCTAACTCCTTTGGCGCGCTTTGTGAGCTTTGCAGTAAAAGGTGTTCCTCCTGAAATTATGGGGATTGGACCTAAAGAAGCGATTCCGGCTGCATTAAAACTGGCTGGACTCAATTTGCAGGATTTAGATTGGATCGAGTTGAACGAAGCATTTGCAGCACAGTCCTTAGCTGTCATTCGAGATCTTGGTTTAGATCAAAGCAAGGTGAACCCATTAGGAAGTGCTATTGCCCTTGGGCATCCTTTGGGCGCTACAGGCGCTATCCGCGCTGCTACCGCCATCCACGCTTTGCAGCGACGCAAACTGAAGCATGCGATGGTCACCATGTGCGTAGGCACTGGTATGGGCGCAGCTGGAATATTTGAGCGTTGTTAA